The genomic stretch GGTTACGATGTCGACGTCGCACAAGCCATCGGTAACGCGCTCGGCGTCAAGGTGGAATTGCGTGCCACCAACCCGGCTAACCGTATTCCGTTGCTGACCTCGAAAAAAGTCGACCTGATCGCCGCCAACTTCACCATCACCGATGAGCGCGCTAAACAAGTCAATTTCAGTGTGCCCTACTTTGCGACCGGGCAGAAATTCATCGCCCGCAAAGGCGTGTTGAAAACGCCGGATGACCTTAAAAACCTGCGCATTGGTGCGGATAAAGGCACCGTGCAGGAAATCACCCTGCGTGAACATTACCCGACGGCAAAAGTAATTTCCTACGACGATACCCCGCTGGCATTCGCCGCCCTGCGTAACGGCAACGTGCAGGCCATCACCCAGGATGACGCCAAACTGGTTGGTCTGCTGGGTAACCTGGCACCGGCGCAGAAAGCCGACTTTGAAATTTCTCCGTTTAGCATCACCAAAGAGTATCAAGGTATCGGCCTGCCGAAGGGGGAAGATCGTCTGACGCAGAAAGTGAACGATATCCTGCTGAATCTGGAAAAACAGGGCGACGCTGTGAAGATTTATAACCGTTGGTTTGGGCCGCAAACACCGTCTGCCCAGCCGCGCGGTGACTTCAAGATTGCACCGCTGGAACAACAGCCCAAGGCTTAAGTTCGTGATGACATTAAGCTCGAGGTAACCGCCTGCGCTGTTCGGTGGTAGTTTCCCTGATTTCTTACCTGATGATGGTTCGCCTCTGGTCTTCTCCCAGAGGCCTTCTTACTGATGATAACTGCTCAATCTTTCCAACAATGGCTGGCTGACGCGCTGCTGGCACCGCAGTATCTGCAATGGCTGTGGCAGGGGTTTCAGGTCACGCTGGGTATTGCGGCGGCGACTGTGGTGCTGGCAACGCTGTCAGGTCTGATACTGGCCGCCGGGCGTGACAGCCGTACGCGGTGGCTACGCTGGCCGGTGATAGCGTATTGCGCGTTGTTTCGTAATACCCCGCTGCTGGTGCAATTGTTTTTCTGGTATTTCGGCGCGGCCCAGTTGCTGCCAGAGGGAGTAATGCAATGGCTTAACCGCCCGCATGTGATTCCGCTGGTGGGGCTGAACATACCGTCGTTTGAGTTCCTGGCCGGGTTGTTTGGCCTGACGCTGTATTCTGCGGCGTTTATCGCTGAAGAAGTGCGTGCCGGTATCGCGGGTGTGGCGCGCGGTCAGAAGTATGCCGCCTGCGCGTTAGGGCTAACCGGCTGGCAGGCGATGCGCTATGTGGTGTTGCCGCAGGCGCTGCGTATCGCCTTGCCGCCGTTACTCGGTCAGTATATGAACGTTGTCAAAAACTCATCGCTGGCGATGGCCATCGGTGTGGCAGAGCTGTCTTACGCCTCCCGGCAGGTGGAAACGGAAACGCTGCGCACCTTTCAGGCGTTTGGCGTTGCCACGGTGCTGTATATCGCGGTGATTGCCCTGATGGAAGGTTGGGGACAGTGGCGTCAACATCGGCAGCCAGTCAGGGGGCATTGAGATGGATTTTTCAATCATTCACGACAATTTTAGCTACCTGATGTGGGGCACCTATCCTGATGGCCCATTGGGGGGCGCAGCGTTGACGTTGGTGCTTAGCCTGATGGCCGGACTGACCTCGGCAACACTGGGAACGGTGCTGGGGGTCGCGCTGGCGATGTTGCGCGGCTGGGCTGGCGGGTTGTTGGCTGTGGTGTTGGGGTTTTTCCGGGCAATTCCGGTGATCATGCTGATCTTTTGGACTTACTTTCTGCTGCCTATCGTGTTTGGTGTCGATATCCCCGAAATCACGACGGTGGTATGTGCACTGGCGCTGATCGCGTCGGCTTATCTGGCACATGGCGTGAAAGCGGGCATCATGGCGATAGGCCTGGGTCAGTGGCAGGCGGGGATGTCGCTCGGGTTAGGGCGCTGGCAAACACTGTGGCACATCGTATTACCGCAGGCACTGCGCATGATGGTGCCATCGTTCATCAATCAGTGGATTTCCCTGATTAAAGATACCTCGCTGGCTTACATTGTCGGTGTCGGTGAGCTGACGTTTCTGGCAACGCAGGTGAATAACCGTAGTATGGTTTACCCGACAGAAGTGTTTCTGTTTATCGCGCTGGTCTATTTTATTTTTTGTCTGACGCTGGATTTGCTGGCTCTGGGGGTCAGTCGGCGTTTTCACGCCGGGCCAAAACCCGCCCGTCGCTGGCTGGTGTGGCGACGGCGGGCAACTGGCGTACCCGAATCCCCATTGCGTGAAGTGGCCTGACGCATCAGTCAGGGCAGGCTTGTGGTAGCGTCAGGGGGCTGTCGTCAACGACCATCCCTTTTCCTGCCACAGCGTGGGTAGCTGTGCCATGTCGTGAAACATCGTCACCAACGGGTGATGGATAGGCGCGTTATGCTCGTCAGCACAGTAGTAGAACACCGGTATACCGGCGGCGATGCCAGCCTGTGTGCCGGAGACGGAATCCTCCACCAGAATGCAGTTTTCCACCGTTACCCCCATCTGTTGTGCGGCATGATGCAATAACGCCGGGTCCGGCTTCCATTTCCCGATATCGTAGCCACTGTACAGGTGCTCGCCAAAAAACGGCAACAAGCCGGTTAACCCGAGTGAATGCTGCATTTTGCTGACCGGACCATTGGAGACGACCGCTTTCGGCGTCCGAAGCGCTGTCAGTACCTCTTTCACGCCAGGGATCGGTTGTAGCGAAAGATCGAAAAGCCGCGCGACCTCCTGACGGAAATGACGCTCCATGTCTTCCACGCAAACCGTCAGACCAAAACGTTCACTGATGCAGTCGATAATGTCGTAGAGCTTCATTCCCTTAAAGGTTTTGATGACTTCATCCAGCGGTAGCTGTACGCCATGGGGAATAAAGATATTAACGTAGGCCTGGCAGCAGATGACTTCGCTGTCGACCAACGTACCGTCACAGTCGAAAAATACGCATTCAATCCGGGACATGGGCATTCCTTATCAGGGGACCAAAACCCTCACTTTACCTGACTGACCGCAGAATGCGATGTTTGCGCAAATCAGCCGATGACGGGTTGTGACTTCTGTAGCGGACAAACGTTTTCCCGTCGTGAAGTAAGGGGAAAACGCAGCGAACAGGCAGGAGATATAGAAAATAGTTATCGCTGGGAAAAAAAAGCCGACGGGTGCGTTAACTGCTCCGTATTTTGGTATAGGATACCGGGCGATTATCTTTCCTTTCTTCTCTTTGGGTCATTTATCATGGATAAATCTCAGTCTGGTTCCGTTGCTGAGCAAGGGCTGTTGGGGCGCGTGTTCAAACTGAAGCAACACGGCACCACCGTTCGTACTGAAACCATTGCCGGGTTCACGACTTTCCTGACGATGGTGTATATCGTTTTCGTTAACCCGCAGATTCTGGGCGCGGCCGGAATGGACACCAAAGCGGTGTTTGTTACCACCTGTCTTATCGCCGCTTTTGGTAGTATTTTCATGGGGTTGCTGGCTAACCTGCCGGTTGCACTGGCACCTGCCATGGGCCTGAACGCCTTTTTCGCGTTCGTTGTGGTCGGCACCATGGGCCTGCCGTGGCAGGTGGCGATGGGCGCTATTTTCTGGGGCTCGGTAGGGTTCCTGTTGTTGACGGTATTCCAGGTTCGCTATTGGATGATCGCCAATATTCCGCTCAGTTTACGCTTGGGTATCGCCAGCGGTATTGGTCTGTTTATCGCCATGATTGGCCTGAAAAACGCTGGGATTATCGTGCCGAACCCGGAAACGCTGGTGTCGGTTGGCAAGCTGACCTCGCACAGCGTGCTGTTGGGTGTGCTGGGCTTTTTCATTATCGTGGTGCTGGCATCGCGCAATATTCATGCGGCGGTGTTGATCTCCATCGCGGTCACCACGCTGCTGGGCGCGTTGTTGGGGGATGTGAAATTCACTGGCGTATTTTCCATGCCGCCGAGCGTCAGCAATGTCGTCGGGCAGGTTGATTTGGCCGGATCGCTGAATATCGGTCTGTCCGGGGTGATTTTCTCTTTCATGCTGGTGAACCTGTTTGACTCGTCCGGCACGCTGATTGGCGTGACTGATAAAGCTGGCCTGGTGGATGCGCGCGGTAAATTCCCGCAGATGAAACAGGCGCTGTATGTGGACAGTATCAGTTCGGTGGTAGGGTCATTTATCGGTACGTCGTCTGTGACCGCCTACATCGAAAGCTCTTCCGGTGTTTCTATCGGTGGCCGTACCGGCCTGACGGCCGTCGTGGTGGGGATATTGTTCCTGTTGGTGATGTTCCTGTCGCCGCTGGCAGGGATGGTACCGGCCTATGCAGCCGCGGGTGCGCTGATTTATGTTGGTGTGCTGATGACGTCCAGTCTGGCCCGCGTCAACTGGGATGATTTGACCGAAGCCGTACCGGCGTTTGTGACCGCCGTGATGATGCCGTTCTCCTTCTCGATCACAGAAGGCATCGCGTTGGGCTTTATATCCTACGCGGTGATGAAAGCGGCAACGGGTCGCTGGCGCGACATCAGCCCGTGTGTGATTGTGGTTGCGATACTGTTCCTGCTGAAGATCGTGTTTATCGACGCCCACTAATTATTTATTCGTGAATCATCCGTGAGCCGGGGTAACCCGGCTCGCTATTGATGATGTCATTGCTCGAATGCTTTCCTGTTATTTCCTTTCCTGTCACATCGCATACTGCGCAGACGCGTTTTCCGTCGCGTGGCTGCTGAGTTTGATATAGCGCCGCGACTGACGTTGTTGCTGGATGATTTCACCGGATTTACGCATGCCGTAAGCCGAGGTGTAATTCCACATCACCAACCGATCAAGACGCGGGGTATGGGCACAAGCCCAGGCCAGATAATCATCGATGTCGCTTATTACTTCCACATCCGGAATATGCCGGGAGCGCAGACGACCCGAGGCGGGATGCAATTTTAGCGATTCCGGCCCCCCGATGTTGAAGCCGGGAATTTTCAGTACCGACTGACGGATGGTGCACAGCTGGGTAGCCGCTTCCAACGGATCTATCTGAGCGTCAATCCAGGCTTTTTCTGCGTGGGTCTGTGTTTGCAGGTGAGGGGGCGTTTCACGACTCCAGACGCGGACAATTTCCACATCCATTCCCACTTTACCTTCTTCGCTCAGCAGGATTGCGATGGTATTTCCTGCGTAGCCAAGGCTGAAGTCGGGGAGATGCGGATCGACAAAACAGGGTCTGCCGTTAGGTGAGACCATTAAAGGTGGAAGTACTGGATAACCGAAAAAATAAAACATCATTTCTGCCAACAGCGCGCGGCTCTTCAGATAACGCTCGCGGCGTTTCACTGAAAAGCTGTGCGTGGATGAAATCAGGTCATCCGATAACCGTTGCAGATCGGGTAACGCTTCCGTGCTTGCCCACCTGACGAAATGACAGGTCATATTCACTCCATGATGCCAACGAAAAAAAACCTGATAATTTTTAGTAGAATAACTGCTCAGTGAAGTTTATTTCCGACGCAAATGGTCAGATAAATATCCGTGCCAAAGAAAAACTGACGGAGAAATCGGCGATAATTATCCTTGTTTGAGCAGAATACGTCAAAAAGCACTTTTTATTAAAACTGATTTTATTTTGCTTGAAACAAAATCGGACTGACATCACATCATGTCAACACAGTGCGGCATGCCCGTGAACGCATCCTGGCATCACGGGCAAATAAAGACTTCAGCGCAGACTGATATCTGCGTGATTCCATGCAGAGCATTGCTGCTTTTCATAAACCTGCTCGGCCAGTGCCTGCGGTGTCACCAGTGTTAATGCCGATGTTGGGCACACACGAACACAGGACGGGCTATCGGCAACGCCGATACACAGGTCGCATTTATGAACTTCACTGCCTGATAGCGAGGGGGCAGATGTCTCGCCGTCGAATGTGGGCGTCACCACGTTGATGGCGCCGAACGGACAGGCGATTACGCAACTTTTACAGCCAATACACCGCGATGAAATTACCTGAATACTATCTTGATGCCGCACCAGCGCATCGTGCGGACAAACGCTGGCGCAGGGGGCGTTTTCACACTGATGGCACAATACTGGTGTACTCACGTTAGCATTTTTTATTACTTTAAGGCGCGGAAAAAAATGCGATTTATTCAATTTTTGTTGGTTGCCACCGGCGTGGGCGACGGCACAGGCAATCTCGCAGGTGCGACAACCAATACATTTGGCGGCGTCTGCGATTACAAACTGATTCATAACCGATTCTCCTGTTGCACCATCGTACTGACCGGCAGTGACATGTCCTGACTCTCAAGCCCCATCACTCGCAGCATACCCTGTGCAGCCTTACGGCCATCCGCGATAGCGGTGACCACCAAATCAGCACCCCGCACCGCGTCGCCACCGGCGAATACCTGCCGATGGCTGGTCTGGCAGGGGTATCTGTTATCAACAGGCGTCGTTGTGATATGGCCCCAGCGGTCCAGCGAGATATGGGCATGTTGTAGCCACGGCATGCTGTGCGTCTGGAACCCAAATGCGGTGATCACCGCGTCTGCAGGCTGCACGAATTCAGAGCCTGGCACGGGTTTGGGCCGACGACGACCGCTGGCGTCCGGTTCACCCATTTCAGTACGAATCAGGCCGACACCGCAAACCGCCCCATCATCGTTCAGGTAAATCTTGAGTGGTTGAACATTGAAGATAAATTCCACGCCTTCTTCACGGGCGTTTTTCACCTCTTTACGTGAGCCCGGCATGTTGGCTTCATCACGCCGATAGGCACAGGTAACGGAGGTCGCACCCTGACGGATCGATGTGCGCAGGCAGTCCATCGCGGTGTCGCCGCCGCCCAGTACCAGTACACGCTTACCTTGCATTGATACATAAGGCTCATTGGGTAAGGCCGGTAACTCCATGACCTGCTTGGTATTGGCTATCAGGAACGGTAGCGCGTCATAGACACCGGGGGCGTCTTCATTCTCCAGACCCGCTTTCATGGAGCGGTAGGTGCCGACGCCAAGGAACAGCGTGTCAAACTCAGCCAGCAACTGCGTCATACTGATATCGGTACCGACTTCGGTATTCAGGCGAAACTCGATCCCCATCGCGCTGAATATTTCCCGACGCCGTGCCAACACCGATTTATCCAGTTTGAAAGCCGGAATACCGAAGGTCAGTAACCCGCCAATTTCAGGGTGCCTGTCAAAGACCACCGCCTGTACGCCGTGGCGTGCCAGTACATCGGCACACGCCAGTCCGGCCGGTCCGGCACCAATGATGGCCGCGCGTTTGCCGGTGGGGGTAACCCGGCTTAGGTCTGGCTGCCAGCCCATGCTCATCGCGGTATCGGTGATATAACGTTCGATATTACCGACAGTGACGGCGCCATAACCCCGGCCCAGCGTACAGGCACCTTCGCATAACCTGTCCTGTGGGCAGACCCGACCGCAGATTTCCGGCAAGCTGCTGGTTCGGTGTGACAACTCGGCGGCATCGAGAATGCGTCCTTCCTGCACCAGTTGCAGTAGCGCGGGAATATTATTGTGCAGTGGGCAGGTCCATTCGCAGATGGCGTTCTGACCACAATGCAGGCAACGGCTGGCTTGATCGTGAGCGTGTTCTGCGTCGAAGCCATGATAGATTTCGTTAAACGTGGCGACCCGTTCTTCCAGCGGTTTTTTGACCGCATCCCGGCGCGGCCAGTGCTTCCGGTTGTCCAGCGGGCGGCACGCCGTGGCGGCAAAGGTGGGAATAGCCCGCGGCGTGCCGGGGATACCGGTTTGCGCCATACGCAATTGCTTTTCCCGACGTTGCTCTTCAAGTGAGTGTTCACTTACAAGATGGAGTGCCTGTGTAGGACAGGCTTCTACACAAGCCTGCCCTTCAGGACGGCCAATACACAGGTCGCATTTGTGCGCGCTGGCACCCTGCGCCTGGTTTTCGACGGAGATGGCACCAAACGGACACGCCAGCACGCAGGTTTTGCAACCAATGCACTTCTCGGCGATCAACTGAATACCGTCCTGTTTTCTGACCAGCGCCTGTGTGGGGCATACTTTTGCACAAGGTGAGTCTTCACAATGGCGGCAGGTGACCGCTGTGTGTTGATCGCCCTGATGATAAACCCTGATTCGGGGGTGAAAATCTTCCCTGTTTTCCGGATAACACCCGTGATTGTGGGAAATCACGCAGGCAATCTCGCAGGCATTACAGCCAATACAATCCTTCGCATTTGCGATAACAAACTGATTCATATCCTCTCCCGACATGTACAGCATGGGTGTGCTTATGACCCGCACACATTTTCAGGCGAGCCCTTATCGAATTAAGTAAGTGTTCACTAACTTAATCGGTGCGGGATGTCTGTTGTGATTACAGGCTGTATGACGTCGGCATTGTCTGCCGGGGCAGAAGAAAAGAGACGAAATCAGTCTGAGCGGGTCACTGAAAAAGTGATTCTGGAAGGGGCCTGGTACCTGTCTCGTCAGGAGAAAAAATAACGATCCCCTCAGTTAATGACGTTTATCCTAACGGCTCGGATCGGCGTAAATCTTGATATAGAACAGATAAAGTGAGGTAAAAATAACCAAAAACTTTCATGCAGTTATCAAAAAAGACGGAAATATCCCCTGACAAGATAAGAAAATGTAAAACCGATGGGTTTTGCAGCAACAGAGGAGTAACAGAAGAGCGGTCGGTAAAAGAAGAGGAGTAACAGACGCATCGGCATCATACCGATGGCGCTTATCCCACCTTTATCACGATGGCGTTTCTTCCTGAGCGGTTGTCATATCATAAAATCTGGCTATGCTTTGTTTATGATAATTAAAGGATATGAGGGAAACGCGAGAGAGCGGTCGCGGCTGAAGAGAAAGTAACGTGCTATATCTGTTTACTGTTTCGCAATGCATTGCGCGGTACGATAAATTTCATAGCAAGATAAGTAATAGATATAAATAAGATTTATTTCTATTTCGATGGGCGCCAATAATATTGCAAGAAATCGTAATTATTGTCTTGTTTTGATGTCTGCGTGATGGTTATCACGAAAAAATATTATATTTCGTGTGCTTATATGCGCGTTATGATGAGTGGCTATCACGTTGAACTCTATTTTTATTGATGATGGGTTTAAGCATAGCTTGCTACCCTTCCATAGAGTGGATTTGTTTTGCGAATAGCAGAATAGCGTTTGCACCGTGAATTGTGGTCTTGCGGGTTGAACATCGCCTGAAAAAAAGCGTCTTAATACTCAACTAAGAAATCTGCGCTATGCTCGTCTGCTAATTGTCAGACAGGTGATATTGTTGATAGTCATACTTCTGTCACTGATTGCTTTTCTACTTATGCTGCGCAAGGACCTAAGGAGTGGTTTCCCCTGACGTGTTTATCCCCAGACTCGATTCTGATGGCGGGACGGCGGTGTTACCAGAGCGTTTAAAATATTATCTCGCCATACCAACAATCATCGATTTAACCTGAGAGTGAATTTTTACATGGCTGATTTTCTACCTTTCTCACGCCCCGCGTTAGGTGAGGAAGAGCTTGCCGCAGTCGAGCAGGTTCTCCGTTCCGGATGGATCACCACTGGCCCTAAAAATCAGGAACTGGAACAACAGTTTGCTGCACTGACCGGCGCGAAACACGCCATTTCTGTGAGTTCTGCGACGGGTGGCATGCATGTCACCCTGATGGCGTTGGGGATTGGCGCTGGCGATGAGGTTATCACACCGTCGTTGACCTGGGTTTCCACCCTGAACATGATCGTGCTGCTCGGT from Dickeya zeae NCPPB 2538 encodes the following:
- a CDS encoding ABC transporter substrate-binding protein translates to MKKPLLAFSLLAGLVSLAGNAQADKLDDIQKAGVVKVAVFDSNPPFGYVDPQSKKLVGYDVDVAQAIGNALGVKVELRATNPANRIPLLTSKKVDLIAANFTITDERAKQVNFSVPYFATGQKFIARKGVLKTPDDLKNLRIGADKGTVQEITLREHYPTAKVISYDDTPLAFAALRNGNVQAITQDDAKLVGLLGNLAPAQKADFEISPFSITKEYQGIGLPKGEDRLTQKVNDILLNLEKQGDAVKIYNRWFGPQTPSAQPRGDFKIAPLEQQPKA
- a CDS encoding amino acid ABC transporter permease; its protein translation is MITAQSFQQWLADALLAPQYLQWLWQGFQVTLGIAAATVVLATLSGLILAAGRDSRTRWLRWPVIAYCALFRNTPLLVQLFFWYFGAAQLLPEGVMQWLNRPHVIPLVGLNIPSFEFLAGLFGLTLYSAAFIAEEVRAGIAGVARGQKYAACALGLTGWQAMRYVVLPQALRIALPPLLGQYMNVVKNSSLAMAIGVAELSYASRQVETETLRTFQAFGVATVLYIAVIALMEGWGQWRQHRQPVRGH
- a CDS encoding amino acid ABC transporter permease, which gives rise to MDFSIIHDNFSYLMWGTYPDGPLGGAALTLVLSLMAGLTSATLGTVLGVALAMLRGWAGGLLAVVLGFFRAIPVIMLIFWTYFLLPIVFGVDIPEITTVVCALALIASAYLAHGVKAGIMAIGLGQWQAGMSLGLGRWQTLWHIVLPQALRMMVPSFINQWISLIKDTSLAYIVGVGELTFLATQVNNRSMVYPTEVFLFIALVYFIFCLTLDLLALGVSRRFHAGPKPARRWLVWRRRATGVPESPLREVA
- the yieH gene encoding 6-phosphogluconate phosphatase is translated as MSRIECVFFDCDGTLVDSEVICCQAYVNIFIPHGVQLPLDEVIKTFKGMKLYDIIDCISERFGLTVCVEDMERHFRQEVARLFDLSLQPIPGVKEVLTALRTPKAVVSNGPVSKMQHSLGLTGLLPFFGEHLYSGYDIGKWKPDPALLHHAAQQMGVTVENCILVEDSVSGTQAGIAAGIPVFYYCADEHNAPIHHPLVTMFHDMAQLPTLWQEKGWSLTTAP
- a CDS encoding NCS2 family permease, with product MDKSQSGSVAEQGLLGRVFKLKQHGTTVRTETIAGFTTFLTMVYIVFVNPQILGAAGMDTKAVFVTTCLIAAFGSIFMGLLANLPVALAPAMGLNAFFAFVVVGTMGLPWQVAMGAIFWGSVGFLLLTVFQVRYWMIANIPLSLRLGIASGIGLFIAMIGLKNAGIIVPNPETLVSVGKLTSHSVLLGVLGFFIIVVLASRNIHAAVLISIAVTTLLGALLGDVKFTGVFSMPPSVSNVVGQVDLAGSLNIGLSGVIFSFMLVNLFDSSGTLIGVTDKAGLVDARGKFPQMKQALYVDSISSVVGSFIGTSSVTAYIESSSGVSIGGRTGLTAVVVGILFLLVMFLSPLAGMVPAYAAAGALIYVGVLMTSSLARVNWDDLTEAVPAFVTAVMMPFSFSITEGIALGFISYAVMKAATGRWRDISPCVIVVAILFLLKIVFIDAH
- a CDS encoding 4'-phosphopantetheinyl transferase family protein, with the protein product MTCHFVRWASTEALPDLQRLSDDLISSTHSFSVKRRERYLKSRALLAEMMFYFFGYPVLPPLMVSPNGRPCFVDPHLPDFSLGYAGNTIAILLSEEGKVGMDVEIVRVWSRETPPHLQTQTHAEKAWIDAQIDPLEAATQLCTIRQSVLKIPGFNIGGPESLKLHPASGRLRSRHIPDVEVISDIDDYLAWACAHTPRLDRLVMWNYTSAYGMRKSGEIIQQQRQSRRYIKLSSHATENASAQYAM
- a CDS encoding 4Fe-4S dicluster domain-containing protein, producing the protein MNQFVIADAAKCIGCRTCEIACAVAHAGGNQQKLNKSHFFPRLKVIKNANVSTPVLCHQCENAPCASVCPHDALVRHQDSIQVISSRCIGCKSCVIACPFGAINVVTPTFDGETSAPSLSGSEVHKCDLCIGVADSPSCVRVCPTSALTLVTPQALAEQVYEKQQCSAWNHADISLR
- the aegA gene encoding formate-dependent uric acid utilization protein AegA; the protein is MNQFVIANAKDCIGCNACEIACVISHNHGCYPENREDFHPRIRVYHQGDQHTAVTCRHCEDSPCAKVCPTQALVRKQDGIQLIAEKCIGCKTCVLACPFGAISVENQAQGASAHKCDLCIGRPEGQACVEACPTQALHLVSEHSLEEQRREKQLRMAQTGIPGTPRAIPTFAATACRPLDNRKHWPRRDAVKKPLEERVATFNEIYHGFDAEHAHDQASRCLHCGQNAICEWTCPLHNNIPALLQLVQEGRILDAAELSHRTSSLPEICGRVCPQDRLCEGACTLGRGYGAVTVGNIERYITDTAMSMGWQPDLSRVTPTGKRAAIIGAGPAGLACADVLARHGVQAVVFDRHPEIGGLLTFGIPAFKLDKSVLARRREIFSAMGIEFRLNTEVGTDISMTQLLAEFDTLFLGVGTYRSMKAGLENEDAPGVYDALPFLIANTKQVMELPALPNEPYVSMQGKRVLVLGGGDTAMDCLRTSIRQGATSVTCAYRRDEANMPGSRKEVKNAREEGVEFIFNVQPLKIYLNDDGAVCGVGLIRTEMGEPDASGRRRPKPVPGSEFVQPADAVITAFGFQTHSMPWLQHAHISLDRWGHITTTPVDNRYPCQTSHRQVFAGGDAVRGADLVVTAIADGRKAAQGMLRVMGLESQDMSLPVSTMVQQENRL